From Xiphophorus couchianus chromosome 7, X_couchianus-1.0, whole genome shotgun sequence:
GAATGGAACCAGCAGGTGAAAGAGTTCACAAATTAGACTCGGCTAAAATTACTGTTCTACTTTGATAATGTCTTCTTTAGACTTTGGGTGTTCTCACACCTGGTAGTCCGCTAGACTCTGCACATATGtggaccaaaattgcaaaatatgtttaattctCAGCTGCTGTAGTTCGCATTCACACTGGAAACTACCCAAACTAACTGAAATACCTGTTCCTCCCcgtcgcctgtggtggcgctgcaccaagaactactgaaggaattgacacaaaacctctgaagaagaccagcacaactttcttctttacaaaatataaacaaaatggagcagtgtcagattttaggGGTTGTAGGATTTTTCCATTGATATGCTTTACTAGTTTGGATATTGCCCATTAGCCGCTAATGCTAGCGATGCTCCTGCAGGCGCCATTACTACGCTGTGAATCAGGTCCACAAAACCAGACTGTTCTAATGCGGGATGAGTAAGaatctgtcacaaaaatgaTCGTAGTACTCTTATTTCTTCATCGATTTATATAAATAtggcttaaattaaagctgaggaaattgctgatgttttcatatgtaaaatatgtattctctcttgatataaatctataaacagtttggtttctgtcaagaTGCAAGAGAGTATTAAGCAAATTGCTCTTTTATATTggtcaatatttaatattacataattcCCGCCTTTAAAATTGACtcatatatttatatctatatgAAACATATGAAATATGTAATCCTATTTGATGatatacatttaaacaaaagagGTCATTAGcccagtttttgtcatttattaaaggTTTAACAATTGTAGGAGTGCACcatagcaaataaataataagctGATAAATAGgtgtaaaacaactttaaactgtttatattctgctttttcTCACTCTCTGTGATGGCACGCAGacctgttaccatggcaaccgaCACAACATCCCCGTTAACCTGCAGATCAGAGAGtctatgtttattatatttattgacCAGATTGCCCTGCACTGCAgttcatttcctgcttttgacGCAGTCTCCGATCCGCTTGCATTCACACTGCCTGTCAACTGCATCAGAATTCACTTCAGCCGGACCGTGACCAAGGTTCagaatttgcttttttaaaccgttttgaaattcaaatttgcattcaCACTCCCCAAACGAAttggactttctagacaaacaaattAGAGtctgattaaagcagactaaacagagCTAGTGTGAATACACCCCAGGGGTTTTTAGTCATTCTTTACTGCTTAAATGATCTCAGGTTAGATAAGTAGAATCACTGTAAAAACTGTAAGCATCCTTGGTCACGATCGCTATGAACTAACACATTTAAgtcaaaatcaaatatttacaaaaactaaaatcgACTACAATTCATAACTTGTGGTTCATTTCTTTGACTTGATAAACCTGTTTTGAACCAAGTACGTTTACTATTGTTTGATATGACCCAGCCACTGAATGTTGATCCCCAAAAGCCCTAAAATTTCAACTGTGGAAAATTCTTTATGTCTCAGTTTATATGTACTACATTTGTTCTACAGCAAACACTCTAAAAGGCTAAATACTTAGCAATAAAAGATAAGAACAGGTTAATTTCTTACtcttttaattaattaagaattaacacaaaaacagtaTCAATAACatgtttgacacatttttctgtcgCAAACATAAGTAGCGTTGAAAATTGTGTTAGTAAAACTCACCATTTTGCATGATCCTGTAAAACTTCCAAGCTGGTTTTTGCATttgtctaaaaaatatttaaatggtaTATATAATGTGCGAATAAGACATATTTTTATACTACTGATAAATCCGCATGTTATGAAAAAATGATCCTGCCTACTGAAGTCAGATATAAAAGCGGCAAACTGTTTCACCCATTAGGACAGGATGTGGGGGAAGAGTAGCCTGTCAATTGCAGAAGTAACTGTAAAACAGTTTCATTTCCTCGTTTGCAGTTTTACAGATACGCCAGCCAAAGTCAACATCAGAAATACTTCGCAAAATCTATGAAACAGTTTCGCAGCAATGCAGACAATTAGACAACCATAGCTATTCAGGGAAGTGCATTCAAAGCTATAAATATTACAGAACGATTAATGAGTATGTATTGTGGTTcctttattatcatttattatgaTTTGAATAATTATATGACCTGATATAgtcaaaattataaatatatcaaaGCAATGTAAATGACAAAGAtcctttatttttactgttgctacttttaaacacagttaaaaacaaacgcATGCATTTGTCAGAATTAGATGTTTATTGTCATTGTCCTAATGGCATATTGATGGatacaataaaatgtcatttgaaCATCTCAATACTTCTAAGAGTTGGATTTTCAAAGTACACACACTGAGCTGTGCTCACATAAGCAAAGCTTTATGTTTGATACTAtgtttatttgatattttgtgaCAATGTCTATTTTGTTAATCAAATTAGActatatacacatacacattatatatatatacagtatatatacatatatatatactgtatatatatatatatatatatatatatatggctgGCAGAAGTTGTTTGTAACTTTGAAATACTAACCTCCTATTGCCAGGCTTTTTGGGTCATGAATTTGCAGGACAGTAATAGCATTAGCTTAACATCCTTTATAAAAATCATGTACTGTATAAATGTATACATGTCAAGGCACGTAAAGACCATCAAACAGCTGTGACACATGTTTGTGCAGTTGACTGTACTAGTTATCAAGACCATGTTGGCATTTATTACTGGCCTTTAAATGCAGCTGGCTGTTTGTTTAAACCAAGTAAAGAATTACATAAATGTGTGCTTGTATAActtgtaataaattattttacagtggCGGGTATATTGTTGTATGATTAAAGAAGTTTTAACTTCAACACAGGGACATCTAATGAAACAACTGttcaaaaacacatcaaatgaTTAAATCTTAAGAATtatcctaaaataaaaaaaacggtTAGCATaattaaagagacaaaaaaaaaaaaatgtttcttccacATATGAAGATACAAAGAAAATTGTAGTAGCAAAACACACCATGGTACATGCTAGGATGAACCCAGCTGTTCAAAGAATATTCAAAGCTACTGATTCCAGGACATTAAAGCCTTCCAGATCTAAAAGGGATCTGACAAAGCAGCAATCCCTTTACAACACCAGCAAAAACTACTGACTGCCTTTTCTTGCCCTGTATTTCAGTATTGctctattaaaataaaaagcaataaaactaaGCTGAATTGCATGCATAGAAAAACTGCATGTGTTAGAAAAGCCACATGGAAATTACAGAAGTAGCTGTACTTGTTCCTTGTTTGCAACCATAACAAATAAAGAcaatcttaaaataatttgtggTATTAGCATAAACCTGTTGTTCCTTTTTCCAGTAATGAAACCAAGTAGCACAAGCTTTAAggttatgctaaaaaaaaaagtgcaactgtatacatttaaaatgatcacaaaaaaCTAGAAAAGTTGTTTTGGAGCAATATTGCTTCTTGGTATCTTACTGTAGGAaaggctttttgttttctcatgcaGGGTGtcatgaaaaaaatgcatggTTGCTTGGATGTGCTTCTCATACCAGAGAGTCCAGTGCAACTACCTTTACTGACTTGTAACAAGTGCTGGTTGAAGAAAGGAATGCCAAAATAGAATGTGACCAAGCTGTCGATCAGCATGATGGCAACATACCAGGCTGTTGTAGCTGTGAATAGCTTTCCAGCGCATTCCTGATACCTCGATTTGTTAAAGGAAAAATGACTATATTACAGATATCTTGTTTCTTCAGACTTCTATTGTTCAATCCAATAAATGACACCAAACAAGAGTCAACAGCAGAAAGGCATTGTGAATTGCCAGAGATTATAATCGTAATTgtataactttaaaaattattgccAAGAAGCATTGTTGCAGAAAAGAAATAactgataaaacacaaattgtCTTAATTTTTGCAAACTCTATATTGTCATCCCTTCAGAGTGTCTCTTTAAAGAGATTGCTGTACTGTTTGTGGCTCTCAGTAGCCAATACACTCCTGAGGCTGAACCAGAAGTATGGTTGTGCCTGTGGGTTTGTTGGCCACTCGAGCACAGACCGCTTGTACAATCGCTTTCTTAAGCGCAGATATTTTGAGTTGCAAGAtactttttccaaaaaaatcAGTACTATGACGtcatttttttcatccatcAGTCTTTGGTGGGCCATATAGAAGGCTGTACTAAAATTACCCCCTTGGATGTAATTTTTGGTGAGAATGAACACAGTCCTCTTGCTCTTGTGGATGCTCTGAGAGAGGTTGTCAATCAGGGGACAACCGGGGACCCAGTCTCGTTCCTCCAGACACAGTGTCAATCGGCGATCTCCCCGCTCCTCCAGATGAGGACACATATCCTTCATCACCCACTCTGACACAGCAGAATCATTTTTGTCAAACATCACAAAGGCGTCATAGACCTCACTTTGAGAAGACAGGCGGCTGTAGCCCTTGAGTTTAGCCCTGCAGAAGTGATAAATGTACCAGACGTCCCACAGGTAGAGGTGACTAGCGATGGACAGAGTAATGAAGCTAAGGAGGAGTGAAGTCATGAGAATGTAGAGGATGATTGATAGGAAGGAGTGCTGGCAGGCTTGTAAGTCCACTGAGACCACAAGATTACCTTTTTGCACTCCTGGAGAAGCACAGGTAACATCGATTCCTATTCGAGGGATGGTCACCGTGGTCTTGTTTAGCCATGTGATGAACCAAGAGGCATTACAGGTGCAAAGGAAACTGTTTTTGTGCAGAAGCAACTTGTCCATCTGCTTAATAACATTATCTGGAAAGCTAGATTGCTCAATATGTTTTATAAGATTGAAGCTAAGATCTagatattttaaacttaaagcTTCCTGGAGGAAATTTGGCGTGAGTTTTAGGATTCTGTTGTCatgtaaaacaagttttttaagTGATATTGTACAGTTTGACAGCATTCTTGGAACAGAGGTTAGGTAATTTCCACTGAGGTCCAAGACTTCCAGAGATCTCAGAAGTTGTAATTCCCCCCATGCAAAAAAGTacagtttgttctttttaatgtgGAGCTCAGACAGATTGTCTGGCAGACCACTGAAGACTTCTCTTCGAACTGAAAGGAGGTTATTGGAAGAAATGTCTAGTAGTCTCAGATTACGTAATTTTTTGAAATAGTGGATATATCTTGTGTCCCCATCTCTCCACAACATGTCCAACCTGTTGCCTCTGAACTCCAACTTCTCTAAAGATTCACTTTCCATTTCTGTGTTGGTGGAAGTAGAAATCTTGTTGTGATTCATTAGCAGTACcttgagtttttttaaattcttagtGAAATTAAGCATATGAGTCAAGCCCTCTGATTCAAAATAATGGTTATTTTTACTTATATCCAAGATGACCAAATTGCTTAGCTCTTTAAAAGCAGTTGAGTACAACAGGTCCAGGCGATTTGATGAGAAGTCCAGGTACTGCAAATTAGTCAGATTGCTAAACTCAGATCCATTCAGGCTTTGGCTCATTGCGTTTCCTGAAAGATTGAGGCACCTCAACTCCTTCAGGTTTAAAAACCTTGAatgcaagaaaaatatgttgtttctgCTCACATCCAAGGTTTTGCCAAAGTCGCTGCATTCCTTCTTGACAAATAATGTAACGATTCCAAGTTCCTTATCTTTGTATTTGCAGCTGCGAGCATATTCATCATATCTGAAGTAATGAATCTCTCTCACTTCCTTGTTCTGGAACTGATCAGCTGCTGACATGGGGGACCACAGCATAGCCTCTCCCCCGTTGAAACTAAACACATTTTGAGCATCAGAGGGAGATGATATTTTATTATCAGACAAACTGATTATACGAAAGCTTTTTAACTCCATTAAAATGCTGAGGTTTGCCATTTTGATAAAGTTTGTGCCGAGATCAAGAACTGTAAGATTTGGAAGACGTTTTAAGGGAGCAATGCTTTCTGGCTTTAGTTGCTGAAACACATAGCCCTTTAGTCTGAGAATTTCAAGAGACATGAGGGAGGAGAAACTGGAATTCAGTCTAAGAGTTTGAGGATACCTCTGGAGCTCATAGTTAAAAGACAAGTCCAGTTCTTCTAGCTTGCCAAGAAACTTAGGAAAGTTTGTGGACCCAATATCTCTGGCTAAAAAGTTTGATGAGAGATCAAGCACTCTCAGATCCTTTGTGCTAGTGAACCATTCAGGTAATATACATGTCAGGGAATTACTGTGCAAACGTAACGTTTTTAgttttgtcaacattttaaaagctccCTTACT
This genomic window contains:
- the LOC114148005 gene encoding toll-like receptor 7, whose amino-acid sequence is MFLHLICGALLGLGYCIQTTSAISYPKTLPCDVSEVSNGTVTVDCTERSLKNVPISIPGETTNLTLTINHIPNLNATSFHGLDNLTEIDMRCNCVPIKIGPKDNMCTKSVTIAEDTFTALRNLRALYLDGNQLDSIPKGLPSNLVLLSLEVNHIFYISKENLSEIQSVQVLYLGQNCYYRNPCNVSYGIEDGAFLKLENLTLLSLKSNNLSFIPYRLPVSLRELYLYNNNIQEVSDEDFKNLTNLEILDISGNCPRCYNAPFPCTPCPNNAPLKISKGAFKMLTKLKTLRLHSNSLTCILPEWFTSTKDLRVLDLSSNFLARDIGSTNFPKFLGKLEELDLSFNYELQRYPQTLRLNSSFSSLMSLEILRLKGYVFQQLKPESIAPLKRLPNLTVLDLGTNFIKMANLSILMELKSFRIISLSDNKISSPSDAQNVFSFNGGEAMLWSPMSAADQFQNKEVREIHYFRYDEYARSCKYKDKELGIVTLFVKKECSDFGKTLDVSRNNIFFLHSRFLNLKELRCLNLSGNAMSQSLNGSEFSNLTNLQYLDFSSNRLDLLYSTAFKELSNLVILDISKNNHYFESEGLTHMLNFTKNLKKLKVLLMNHNKISTSTNTEMESESLEKLEFRGNRLDMLWRDGDTRYIHYFKKLRNLRLLDISSNNLLSVRREVFSGLPDNLSELHIKKNKLYFFAWGELQLLRSLEVLDLSGNYLTSVPRMLSNCTISLKKLVLHDNRILKLTPNFLQEALSLKYLDLSFNLIKHIEQSSFPDNVIKQMDKLLLHKNSFLCTCNASWFITWLNKTTVTIPRIGIDVTCASPGVQKGNLVVSVDLQACQHSFLSIILYILMTSLLLSFITLSIASHLYLWDVWYIYHFCRAKLKGYSRLSSQSEVYDAFVMFDKNDSAVSEWVMKDMCPHLEERGDRRLTLCLEERDWVPGCPLIDNLSQSIHKSKRTVFILTKNYIQGGNFSTAFYMAHQRLMDEKNDVIVLIFLEKVSCNSKYLRLRKRLYKRSVLEWPTNPQAQPYFWFSLRSVLATESHKQYSNLFKETL